DNA from Asticcacaulis sp. ZE23SCel15:
CAGCGCGACGAAGGCCTTTATAAACAGATCGTTGAGCGTCTGAACCTCAAAACCTTGCTGGAAGACCCCAAGGTGGTCGACAGTCTGGCTATGGCCGGGTTTCGCGGCCCGCGCCCAGTTTCGACTTTTTACTTCTTCCGCTTTGTTATGCCGTTTGCGCTGGCAGCGGCCGCTGCGCTTTATGTGCTGGTGATCAATCCGGGCGCACTTCAACCGAACATAAAGCTTTTGGTGGTCGTGGGCGCACTGGTCGCTGGTTACTACGCCCCGAATATTTACATTCAAAATCTGGCCTCAAAGCGCCGGGATTCAATCGTCGCGGCCTTTCCCGATGCGCTGGATTTGCTGCTGATCAGTGTCGAGGCCGGTATGTCGGTCGAAAGCGCCCTTCAGAAAGTGTCTCAGGAAATTGGTTCCAGTTCGATCGAACTGGCCGAAGAACTGTCTTTGCTGGTGGCGGAGCTATCCTACCTGCCTGAACGGCGCATGGCTTACGAAGGCCTGTCGCGGCGTACCAACCATCCCGGCATCAAATCAGTATGTACGGCGATGATTCAGGCGGAAAAATTCGGCACGCCGCTGGGGTCGGCTTTGCGGGTCATGGCCAAGGAAAACCGCGAAATGCGCATGTCCGCCGCAGAGAAAAAGGCCGCCGCACTGCCCGCGCAGTTGACCGTGCCGATGATCGTGTTCTTTCTGCCCGTGCTGTTTCTGGTGATCCTTGGGCCGGTCGCACTCAAGATCATGGATATGAAGAAGTGATTTCATCTCAAAGTTTGTGGCCCTTCGGGCCAAAATACTTTGAGATGGGTCAATAACGAAAAAATCCCCTAGGGGCGGCCCTTCGGGGATTTTTGCTTTAATATTATTGCGCTGATTAAAAATCGTGAGATTTGCGGGGAGTATTAGGCGCCTAGCGCCGCAGGTACAGATAGTACCTGCAAGCGACGGTAACGACATAATCGTCGACACGGGCCGCCCCGCAAAGACCGCGATTTTTACTGGCAGGCGAGGCATTCTTCATAGTCAGTCTTCGCGGCATCAATCATCGAAACGCTGGCTGCCTTAGCCTCGCCGCCGGCGAACGCCGCGCGTTGTACCGACTTGGAGCGCAGATAATAGAGCGATTTGACGCCCTGCTCCCACGCCGTCCAGTGCAGCATGTGCAGGTCCCATTTATCGACATCGCCAGCCAAAAAGATGTTGAGCGACTGCGACTGACAGATTTCCGGGGCGCGGTCAGCCGCCAGTTCAACCACCCAGCGCTGATCGATCTCAAACGCGGTTTTGAAGATATCCTTTTCGTCGGCACTTAAGGCATCCAGATGCTGGATCGAGCCTTCGTGCTCAACGATCGAATCCCAGACTTCGAGCGTATCGAGGCCCTTTTCGACCAGCAGCGCCTTAAGATACGGGTTCTTAACCGCGAATGAGCCCGACAGGGTCTTATGGGTATAGATATTGGCCGGGATCGGCTCGATGCCCGCCGAAGTCCCACCGCAGATGATGGAAATCGACGCGGTCGGCGCAATGGCCAACTTGTGCGAGAAGCGCTCCATGACACC
Protein-coding regions in this window:
- a CDS encoding type II secretion system F family protein yields the protein MTEFAALIMEPGNLIAIGVAVLVFFTCMTIGKSLITGQELDKRMKAVAHRRDELRRQSRLSINKDSGLRQRDEGLYKQIVERLNLKTLLEDPKVVDSLAMAGFRGPRPVSTFYFFRFVMPFALAAAAALYVLVINPGALQPNIKLLVVVGALVAGYYAPNIYIQNLASKRRDSIVAAFPDALDLLLISVEAGMSVESALQKVSQEIGSSSIELAEELSLLVAELSYLPERRMAYEGLSRRTNHPGIKSVCTAMIQAEKFGTPLGSALRVMAKENREMRMSAAEKKAAALPAQLTVPMIVFFLPVLFLVILGPVALKIMDMKK